A window of Rhododendron vialii isolate Sample 1 chromosome 13a, ASM3025357v1 contains these coding sequences:
- the LOC131314924 gene encoding protein CYSTEINE-RICH TRANSMEMBRANE MODULE 11-like, giving the protein MDPPPPAGGGFLESPEAPLLAPAPPPPPAGGGFLESPEAPLLAPAPASAPPPPPPAGGGFLESWLSFLCCCGLFASCCPPLFEPGPPPP; this is encoded by the exons ATGGATCCACCTCCACCCGCTGGTGGCGGATTTCTGGAATCACCAGAAGCACCGCTGCTGGCACCGGCACCGCCGCCGCCTCCCGCTGGTGGCGGATTTCTGGAATCACCAGAAGCACCGCTGCTGGCACCGGCACCAGCATCggcaccaccgccgccgccacccgCTGGTGGCGGATTTCTGGAATCATG GTTGTCGTTTCTGTGCTGCTGCGGTCTATTCGCAAGCTGCTGCCCTCCGCTGTTCGAGCCGGGGCCTCCGCCTCCGTAG